A genome region from Corynebacterium uberis includes the following:
- a CDS encoding D-alanyl-D-alanine carboxypeptidase family protein: MLTRLTSAARLRALALPLAACLVLPVAAGPALAVEVGAAPVPAPAPAPAPAPGIAPAPPAAPGNPGPGGVSADAADAADSAGADGGESSDPAAIPTRSAAPNTDNCPNALVPPQARTTSEALAPGQAAPTPPPVTYQGPCGVSAAPGFQVPAELTASSWLIFDIDSGQIVAAKDPHGRYRPASVIKVLLAMVVLRDLNIDAVVPISEEAAGIEGSAVGVGTTGRYTTRDLLYGLLLASGNDAATALSQALGGTDVALAKVNELAQQLGATDTHVGAVTGLDSAGQMTSVTDLARFYRAAWRNPLFAQIVNTEHVDFPGYDDHPGYQVWNDNGLFMNDPDGIGGKTGYTDDANHTFVGGMDRGGRRLAAVILDTTIDKGRPWEQAQRLLNAAYALPPAAQIGSLDTPPPAPDATSEAPEAPGPAEAHTSSALSDAHGTLIGGIVAAVVIIAAIGAGVWSLRRRR, encoded by the coding sequence ATGTTGACGCGACTTACCTCCGCCGCCCGCCTGCGCGCCCTGGCCTTGCCGCTTGCCGCCTGCCTTGTCCTGCCCGTTGCGGCAGGCCCCGCACTCGCTGTGGAGGTTGGTGCTGCGCCCGTGCCGGCACCAGCTCCCGCACCGGCGCCTGCCCCGGGGATAGCTCCGGCACCGCCGGCGGCGCCCGGCAACCCCGGTCCTGGAGGGGTCTCCGCTGATGCTGCTGATGCAGCCGATTCAGCCGGGGCCGATGGAGGCGAGTCGTCTGATCCCGCAGCCATCCCGACCCGCTCCGCCGCGCCCAATACGGACAACTGCCCCAATGCGCTGGTCCCCCCGCAGGCCCGCACCACCTCTGAGGCCCTGGCCCCCGGCCAGGCTGCGCCTACTCCCCCGCCGGTGACCTACCAGGGGCCCTGTGGGGTCAGCGCCGCTCCGGGATTCCAGGTACCCGCCGAGCTGACGGCCAGCTCCTGGCTGATTTTCGATATTGATTCCGGACAGATCGTTGCTGCCAAGGACCCGCACGGGCGCTACCGTCCGGCCAGCGTGATCAAGGTCCTGCTGGCCATGGTGGTCCTGCGCGACTTAAACATTGATGCGGTGGTCCCCATCAGCGAGGAGGCTGCCGGCATTGAAGGCTCGGCCGTGGGCGTGGGCACCACCGGGCGCTACACCACCCGCGACCTGCTCTATGGGTTGCTGCTGGCCTCCGGCAATGACGCCGCGACGGCCCTGTCCCAGGCACTCGGCGGCACGGACGTGGCGCTGGCCAAGGTCAACGAGCTGGCCCAGCAGCTCGGCGCCACGGACACGCACGTTGGTGCGGTCACCGGCCTGGATTCCGCCGGGCAGATGACCTCCGTGACGGACCTGGCACGCTTCTACCGGGCGGCCTGGCGCAACCCTCTGTTCGCCCAGATCGTCAACACCGAACACGTGGACTTCCCTGGCTACGATGACCACCCCGGCTACCAGGTGTGGAACGACAACGGCCTGTTCATGAATGATCCCGATGGCATCGGCGGCAAGACGGGCTACACCGATGACGCCAACCACACCTTCGTCGGCGGCATGGATCGCGGCGGGCGGCGCCTGGCCGCGGTGATTCTGGATACCACCATCGACAAGGGCCGCCCCTGGGAGCAGGCCCAACGCCTCCTCAACGCGGCCTATGCGCTGCCTCCAGCCGCCCAGATCGGCAGCCTGGATACGCCCCCACCCGCACCGGATGCCACCTCCGAGGCTCCCGAAGCCCCAGGCCCAGCCGAGGCGCATACGTCTTCCGCGCTTAGCGACGCCCACGGCACCCTCATCGGCGGCATCGTTGCGGCAGTCGTCATCATCGCCGCCATAGGTGCAGGTGTTTGGAGCCTGCGCCGGCGCCGGTAG